The Mercurialis annua linkage group LG2, ddMerAnnu1.2, whole genome shotgun sequence genome contains a region encoding:
- the LOC126669137 gene encoding BTB/POZ and MATH domain-containing protein 2-like, giving the protein MGTVRHNSALEISKPTSTTSTSTSRTETINGSHEFRIGGYSLSKGMGVGKYIASDTFFVGGYAWAIYFYPDGKSPEDNAAYVSLFIALASEGTDVKALFELSLIDQSGKENHKVHTHFGRALESGPYTLRYRGSMWGYKRFFKRTQLETSDYLKDDSLLIRCCVGVVKSRTEGPKTYNIALPPSDIGQHFGKLLESGKGSDVHIEVDGEIFAAHKLVLATRSPVFRAQLFGPMKDQNTRCIKVEDMEAPIFKAFLHFIYWDALSDMEELVGMNSKCSSTMMAQHLLAAADRYALERLRMLCEAKLCEDIAINTVATTLALAEQHQCLQLKAVCLKFIALPENLKAVMQTDGFEYLKESCPPVITELLQYVARMSEHSVMASGHGNEILDGDLNGRRVKQRIH; this is encoded by the exons ATGGGCACAGTTAGGCATAATAGTGCCTTAGAAATCTCAAAACCCACATCAACAACCTCGACCTCCACTTCGCGTACGGAGACGATTAATGGATCCCATGAGTTTAGGATTGGTGGGTACTCTTTATCTAAGGGTATGGGAGTTGGCAAGTACATAGCTTCTGATACATTTTTTGTTGGTGGCTATGCCTGGGCAATCTATTTTTACCCTGATGGTAAAAGCCCTGAGGATAACGCTGCTTATGTATCGTTATTTATTGCTCTCGCGAGTGAGGGTACTGATGTTAAGGCGTTGTTTGAGCTCTCGTTGATTGATCAAAGCGGTAAAGAGAATCATAAGGTTCATACCCATTTCGGTAGAGCTCTTGAGAGTGGGCCTTACACGCTTAGATATCGGGGGAGTATGTG GGGTTATAAACGATTTTTTAAAAGAACTCAACTGGAGACATCTGACTACCTCAAAGATGATTCCCTGTTAATTCGTTGCTGTGTTGGTGTTGTTAAGTCTCGGACAGAGGGTCCTAAGACATATAACATTGCATTACCGCCATCTGATATTGGTCAACATTTTGGAAAGCTTTTAGAGAGTGGAAAGGGAAGTGATGTACATATTGAAGTTGATGGTGAAATTTTTGCTGCTCACAAACTTGTTCTTGCAACGCGCTCACCTGTGTTTAGAGCACAACTTTTTGGTCCCATGAAAGATCAGAACACTCGGTGCATAAAAGTTGAGGACATGGAAGCGCCGATTTTTAAG GCATTCCTTCATTTCATTTACTGGGATGCCCTATCAGACATGGAAGAGCTTGTTGGCATGAATTCTAAGTGTTCGTCTACAATGATGGCACAGCATCTGCTTGCAGCAGCAGATCGCTACGCTCTGGAGAGGCTTAGAATGCTGTGCGAGGCTAAACTCTGTGAAGATATTGCCATTAACACCGTTGCAACAACACTTGCCTTGGCAGAGCAGCATCAGTGTCTCCAACTGAAAGCTGTCTGTCTTAAATTTATTGCACTGCCTGAAAATTTGAAAG CTGTGATGCAAACAGATGGATTTGAATACCTAAAGGAAAGTTGCCCTCCTGTAATCACAGAGCTTCTGCAATATGTGGCAAGAATGAGTGAGCATTCTGTGATGGCTTCTGGACATGGGAATGAAATCTTAGACGGTGATTTGAATGGAAGAAGAGTAAAGCAACGGATTCATTGA
- the LOC126669136 gene encoding mitogen-activated protein kinase 15 isoform X1, with translation MQPDQRKKSSVELDFFTEYGEGSRYKIEEVIGKGSYGVVCSAYDTHLGEKVAIKKINDIFEHVSDATRILREIKLLRLLRHPDIVEIKHILLPPSRREFKDIYVVFELMESDLHQVIKANDDLTPEHYQFFLYQLLRGMKYIHTANVFHRDLKPKNILANADCKLKVCDFGLARVAFNDTPTAIFWTDYVATRWYRAPELCGSFFSKYTPAIDIWSIGCIFAELLTGKPLFPGKNVVHQLDLMTDLLGTPSPEAIARVRNEKARRYLSSMRKKKQIPFSQKFPNADPLALRLLERMLAFEPKDRPTAEEALADPYFKGLAKVEREPSAQPVTKMEFEFERRRITKEDVRELIYRESLEYHPKMLKEYLEGSEPTSFMYPSAVDHFKKQFAYLEEHYGSGATVTPPERQHASLPRQCVLYSDNTVQNSVQVANDLSKCSIKEMEKPHVERSGGIPMTRLPLQVPQSIQASAARPGKVVSSVLRYNNCGAATTVEALEQRRTVRNPAIPTQYTAANSSYPRRNPVCKSERGEDEGVEGSNGLQPKPQYLARKVATAQGGSGNNWY, from the exons ATGCAGCCTGATCAGAGAAAGAAG TCATCTGTTGAATTGGATTTTTTCACTGAATATGGCGAGGGGAGTAGGTATAAAATAGAGGAAGTTATTGGTAAAGGAAGTTACGGTGTTGTGTGTTCAGCATACGATACACATCTTGGAGAAAAGGTTGCAATTAAGAAAATCAATGACATCTTTGAACATGTTTCTGATGCCACCCGCATACTTAGAGAGATTAAACTTCTCAGACTTCTACGTCATCCAGATATAGTGGAGATCAAGCACATTTTATTGCCTCCTTCCAGAAGGGAATTTAAGGACATTTATGTTGTCTTTGAGCTGATGGAATCTGATTTACATCAAGTTATTAAAGCGAATGATGATTTAACACCAGAGCACTATCAGTTCTTTCTTTATCAGCTTCTTAGAGGCATGAAATATATACACACAG CTAATGTCTTTCATCGGGATCTAAAACCAAAAAACATCTTAGCAAATGCTGACTGCAAGTTAAAAGTCTGTGACTTTGGGCTTGCAAGAGTAGCATTTAATGATACCCCCACAGCTATTTTCTGGacg GACTATGTTGCAACAAGATGGTATAGGGCTCCTGAATTGTGTGGCTCATTTTTCTCAAAG TATACACCAGCTATAGATATATGGAGCATTGGATGCATTTTTGCTGAACTTTTGACAGGGAAGCCTCTTTTCCCTGGGAAAAACGTAGTCCACCAATTGGATTTAATGACTGATCTGTTGGGAACACCCTCACCTGAAGCCATTGCAAGG GTACGAAATGAGAAGGCTAGAAGATACTTGAGCAGCATGCGGAAGAAGAAACAAATTCCTTTCTCCCAGAAGTTCCCTAATGCAGATCCCCTTGCACTTCGTTTGCTGGAAAGAATGTTAGCTTTTGAACCCAAGGACCGTCCCACTGCTGAAGAG GCTCTTGCTGATCCGTACTTTAAGGGTTTGGCCAAAGTCGAGAGAGAGCCGTCCGCCCAACCAGTTACGAAAATGGAATTTGAGTTTGAGAGACGAAGGATAACCAAGGAAGATGTACGAGAGCTTATTTACCGAGAAAGTCTAGAGTACCATCCTAAAATGCTGAAAGAGTACTTAGAAGGTTCCGAGCCAACGAGTTTCATGTATCCAAG TGCTGTTGACCATTTCAAGAAGCAGTTTGCTTACCTTGAGGAGCACTATGGAAGCGGTGCGACTGTTACTCCGCCTGAGAGGCAGCATGCGTCCTTGCCAAG GCAATGTGTGTTATATTCAGATAATACAGTACAAAACTCTGTACAAGTTGCAAATGATCTATCCAAGTGTTCTATCAAAGAAATGGAGAAGCCCCATGTTGAGCGGAGTGGCGGGATCCCAATGACAAGGCTACCTCTTCAAGTTCCTCAAAGTATCCAAG CAAGTGCTGCAAGACCTGGAAAGGTTGTCAGTTCAGTCCTACGTTATAACAATTGTGGGGCAGCAACAACAGTTGAAGCTCTTGAACAGCGAAGGACGGTCAGAAATCCTGCCATTCCAACTCAATATACTGCTGCAAACTCTTCATATCCACGAAGAAATCCAGTTTGTAAGAGTGAAAGGGGAGAAGATGAAGGGGTTGAAGGCTCCAACGGATTGCAGCCAAAGCCTCAATACTTGGCAAGGAAAGTCGCCACTGCTCAAGGCGGATCTGGGAATAACTGGTATTGA
- the LOC126669136 gene encoding mitogen-activated protein kinase 16 isoform X2, with protein sequence MQPDQRKKSSVELDFFTEYGEGSRYKIEEVIGKGSYGVVCSAYDTHLGEKVAIKKINDIFEHVSDATRILREIKLLRLLRHPDIVEIKHILLPPSRREFKDIYVVFELMESDLHQVIKANDDLTPEHYQFFLYQLLRGMKYIHTANVFHRDLKPKNILANADCKLKVCDFGLARVAFNDTPTAIFWTDYVATRWYRAPELCGSFFSKYTPAIDIWSIGCIFAELLTGKPLFPGKNVVHQLDLMTDLLGTPSPEAIARVRNEKARRYLSSMRKKKQIPFSQKFPNADPLALRLLERMLAFEPKDRPTAEEALADPYFKGLAKVEREPSAQPVTKMEFEFERRRITKEDVRELIYRESLEYHPKMLKEYLEGSEPTSFMYPSAVDHFKKQFAYLEEHYGSGATVTPPERQHASLPR encoded by the exons ATGCAGCCTGATCAGAGAAAGAAG TCATCTGTTGAATTGGATTTTTTCACTGAATATGGCGAGGGGAGTAGGTATAAAATAGAGGAAGTTATTGGTAAAGGAAGTTACGGTGTTGTGTGTTCAGCATACGATACACATCTTGGAGAAAAGGTTGCAATTAAGAAAATCAATGACATCTTTGAACATGTTTCTGATGCCACCCGCATACTTAGAGAGATTAAACTTCTCAGACTTCTACGTCATCCAGATATAGTGGAGATCAAGCACATTTTATTGCCTCCTTCCAGAAGGGAATTTAAGGACATTTATGTTGTCTTTGAGCTGATGGAATCTGATTTACATCAAGTTATTAAAGCGAATGATGATTTAACACCAGAGCACTATCAGTTCTTTCTTTATCAGCTTCTTAGAGGCATGAAATATATACACACAG CTAATGTCTTTCATCGGGATCTAAAACCAAAAAACATCTTAGCAAATGCTGACTGCAAGTTAAAAGTCTGTGACTTTGGGCTTGCAAGAGTAGCATTTAATGATACCCCCACAGCTATTTTCTGGacg GACTATGTTGCAACAAGATGGTATAGGGCTCCTGAATTGTGTGGCTCATTTTTCTCAAAG TATACACCAGCTATAGATATATGGAGCATTGGATGCATTTTTGCTGAACTTTTGACAGGGAAGCCTCTTTTCCCTGGGAAAAACGTAGTCCACCAATTGGATTTAATGACTGATCTGTTGGGAACACCCTCACCTGAAGCCATTGCAAGG GTACGAAATGAGAAGGCTAGAAGATACTTGAGCAGCATGCGGAAGAAGAAACAAATTCCTTTCTCCCAGAAGTTCCCTAATGCAGATCCCCTTGCACTTCGTTTGCTGGAAAGAATGTTAGCTTTTGAACCCAAGGACCGTCCCACTGCTGAAGAG GCTCTTGCTGATCCGTACTTTAAGGGTTTGGCCAAAGTCGAGAGAGAGCCGTCCGCCCAACCAGTTACGAAAATGGAATTTGAGTTTGAGAGACGAAGGATAACCAAGGAAGATGTACGAGAGCTTATTTACCGAGAAAGTCTAGAGTACCATCCTAAAATGCTGAAAGAGTACTTAGAAGGTTCCGAGCCAACGAGTTTCATGTATCCAAG TGCTGTTGACCATTTCAAGAAGCAGTTTGCTTACCTTGAGGAGCACTATGGAAGCGGTGCGACTGTTACTCCGCCTGAGAGGCAGCATGCGTCCTTGCCAAG ATAA
- the LOC126667564 gene encoding endo-1,3;1,4-beta-D-glucanase-like — translation MSGPQCCDNSPTLNPAAGSGHVQKLAGLDSYVTGSSHSNRAVILVSDVFGYEAPNLRKLADKVAADGFYVVVPDFLYGDPYAPEKPIQAWLNDHGTDKSFEDAKSVVEALKGKGVSAIGAAGFCWGAKVVVQLAKPAFIKGAVMLHPSLVTVDDINAVEVPVAILGAEIDQHTPPALVKQFEEVLNTKPEIDHLVKIFPNVVHGWTMRYNVEDENAVKSANEAYADMIAWFTKHVK, via the exons ATGTCAGGACCTCAATGCTGTGATAACTCACCAACACTTAACCCAGCTGCCGGTTCTGGCCACGTTCAGAAACTGGCTGGACTCGATTCCTATGTCACTGGCTCTTCTCACTCAAACCGTGCCGTAATTCTTGTCTCTGATGTTTTTG GATATGAAGCTCCAAACTTGAG GAAGCTTGCAGATAAGGTTGCAGCTGATGGATTCTATGTTGTAGTTCCTGACTTCTTATATGGAGATCCTTATGCCCCTGAGAAACCCATACAAGCTTGGCTAAACGATCATGGAACG GATAAGAGTTTTGAAGATGCGAAATCAGTGGTGGAAGCCCTGAAGGGTAAAGGTGTATCTGCAATTGGTGCTGCAGGCTTCTGTTGGGGCG CTAAGGTGGTGGTTCAACTAGCAAAACCTGCGTTCATCAAAGGTGCTGTCATGTTGCATCCTTCACTCGTCACTGTAGATGATATTAATG CTGTTGAAGTTCCAGTTGCAATACTGGGAGCTGAGATTGACCAACATACCCCACCAGCCCTTGTGAAACAGTTTGAAGAGGTCCTAAACACTAAACCTGAG ATCGACCACCTTGTCAAGATATTTCCCAATGTGGTTCATGGGTGGACAATGAGGTACAATGTTGAAGATGAAAATGCAGTGAAATCCGCAAACGAGGCCTACGCAGACATGATCGCATGGTTCACCAAGCATGTCAAGTAA
- the LOC126667562 gene encoding endo-1,3;1,4-beta-D-glucanase-like: MSGPQCCDNPPTLNPASGSGHVEKLGGLDSYVTGPSYSNRAILLVSDVYGYEAPNLRKLADKVAAEGFYVVVPDFIHGDPYAPDNKERPIQVWIKDHGTDKGFEEAKSVVEALKGKGVSAIGAAGFCWGAKVVVQLAKSGFIQAAVILHPSFVTVDDIKAVEVPFAILGAEVDQLSPPTLVKQFEEVLNTKPEIEHHVKIFPKVVHGWTVRYNVEDENAVKCANEAHADMIEWFTKHVK, translated from the exons ATGTCAGGACCTCAATGCTGTGATAACCCACCAACACTTAACCCAGCTAGCGGCTCCGGTCACGTTGAGAAACTGGGTGGACTCGATTCCTACGTCACTGGCCCTTCTTACTCCAACCGCGCCATTCTTCTCGTCTCTGATGTTTATG GATATGAAGCTCCAAACTTGAG GAAGCTTGCAGATAAGGTTGCTGCTGAAGGATTCTATGTTGTAGTTCCTGACTTCATACATGGAGATCCTTATGCCCCTGATAATAAAGAGAGACCCATACAAGTTTGGATAAAGGATCATGGAACG GATAAGGGTTTTGAAGAGGCGAAATCAGTGGTGGAAGCGCTAAAGGGTAAAGGTGTATCTGCAATTGGAGCTGCAGGCTTCTGTTGGGGCG CTAAGGTGGTGGTTCAACTAGCAAAATCTGGGTTCATCCAAGCTGCTGTCATCTTGCATCCTTCATTTGTCACTGTAGATGATATTAAAG CGGTTGAAGTTCCATTTGCAATATTGGGAGCTGAGGTTGACCAACTTTCCCCACCAACCCTCGTGAAACAGTTTGAAGAGGTCCTAAACACTAAACCTGAG ATCGAACACCATGTCAAGATATTTCCCAAGGTGGTCCATGGGTGGACAGTGAGGTACAATGTTGAAGATGAAAATGCAGTGAAATGCGCAAACGAGGCCCACGCGGACATGATTGAGTGGTTCACCAAGCATGTCAAGTAA